A genomic window from Punica granatum isolate Tunisia-2019 chromosome 2, ASM765513v2, whole genome shotgun sequence includes:
- the LOC116194975 gene encoding peroxidase P7-like, translating to MASSIARSFVILSILCVITSSVNGQQLSPNFYARSCPNLLTIVRNAMRQAVSNEARMGASILRLFFHDCFVNGCDASVLLDDTATFTGEKTARPNQNSLRGFEVIDTIKTRVENACNATVSCADILALAARDGVVLLGGPSWTVPLGRRDARTASLSAANSDIPSPFANLATLISSFSAKGLSATDMTALSGGHVIGFARCATFRTRIYNDTNIDAQFANSRRTGCPASGGDNNLAALDPTPNRFDNAYYQNLVGRRGLLRSDQELFNNASQDSLVRTYSNNYRAFASDFAAAMVRMGNISPLTGTNGEIRRKCGVVN from the exons atggCCTCCTCCATTGCACGATCTTTTGTTATTCTCTCTATCTTATGCGTCATAACGAGTTCCGTGAACGGGCAGCAGCTTTCGCCTAATTTCTACGCTCGGTCCTGCCCTAACCTCCTGACCATAGTGCGGAACGCAATGAGGCAGGCAGTGAGCAACGAAGCGAGGATGGGTGCTTCCATCCTCCGCTTGTTCTTCCACGACTGCTTCGTTAAT GGCTGCGACGCATCGGTTTTGTTGGATGACACGGCCACCTTCACTGGTGAGAAGACCGCCCGCCCAAACCAGAACTCACTGAGGGGCTTTGAGGTGATCGACACAATCAAAACCCGGGTCGAAAACGCTTGCAATGCGACCGTATCTTGTGCCGATATCCTCGCACTTGCTGCTCGAGATGGAGTCGTCTTG ttGGGAGGACCATCTTGGACCGTGCCACTCGGCCGGAGAGATGCCCGAACCGCAAGCCTCAGCGCGGCCAACAGTGACATACCCTCCCCGTTTGCCAACCTTGCGACCCTGATCTCGTCCTTTTCTGCCAAGGGCTTGAGCGCCACGGACATGACTGCCCTGTCAGGTGGCCACGTAATCGGGTTCGCCCGTTGTGCCACCTTTCGGACCCGAATCTACAACGACACAAACATTGACGCACAGTTTGCCAACTCCCGACGAACCGGCTGCCCAGCCTCGGGAGGGGATAACAACCTTGCCGCCCTCGACCCCACACCGAACCGGTTCGACAATGCGTACTACCAGAACCTTGTGGGACGGCGGGGGCTTCTCCGCTCAGACCAGGAGCTGTTCAATAATGCGTCCCAAGACAGTCTAGTCAGGACCTACAGCAACAACTACCGTGCTTTTGCGAGTGATTTCGCAGCGGCTATGGTCAGGATGGGGAACATTAGTCCACTCACGGGGACAAACGGAGAAATTAGACGGAAATGCGGGGtggttaattaa